Genomic segment of Deltaproteobacteria bacterium CG11_big_fil_rev_8_21_14_0_20_49_13:
ATCCAACCGGTATAAACTATATTGAGTGCGGCAAGTATCGCTATGATGGGATCTAAAAAATACCATTTGGTAAAGAGGACCACGATAAGTCCCGTTATCACTCCGGCGCTTGTGATGACGTCCGTCATTACATGGCGGCCGTCGGCCTCGATTATCAACGACCCTTCCCTTTTTCCTATCTTTACAAGGTAATATCCAAGCGCGGCGTTAACAACCGCGGCTACCGCCACAAGTATAACACCTACATCCAGCTGTTTTATGGTTGAGCCAACCACCAGCTCATCGACAGATTTATGTATGACCCATATCGCGGCCACGACAATAGCTCCGCCTTCGAGCGCGGCGGAAAAGAACTCTATCTTTCCGTGACCGTAGGGGTGACATTCGTCGGGAGGTTTGAAAGAGACCTTCAGACTGTAAAGGGAAAATAGCGCGGTAACAACGTTAACGATCGATTCAGCGGCGTCCGAAAGTATCGCGGCGGAACCTGTAAGACCGTAAGCCACGAACTTTATCACCATGAGAGAGATACCGACGGCCACGGAGGCATAGACAACGCGCTCAAGTAGCGGGACCGGCTTATCTGTCAGATGCATGACCATTGCAGACAAAAACTACCACATAACCGCTTAATCTTAAAGGCAAAAATTGAAAGTACCGACTAAGATACGATAGATCGTAAATTGGCCAGGATTATGCGGCGCGGTTGAAGGTCTGAATCCACAAGACAGACTCATTTAGGATGTGTTGGTCCGAGAAATAAAAGTTNNNNNNNNNNNNNNNNNNNNNNNNNNNNNNNNNNNNNNNNNNNNNNNNNNNNNNNNNNNNNNNNNNNNNNNNATAAACTTGCCTTGGAGTTTGCCAAACAAGTAGCCAAATCCACCGAAAATTCTCCACGTGGTCATTGGAGCCTCGTTGATCAATTCAGAAGGGCATCAACTTCAATTGCATTGAATATCGCTGAAGGCGCTGGTCGTTATGCCAAAGGTGAGAAGAAACAGTTTTACTCAATCGCCAAAGGATCGGCATACGAATGTGTCCCGTTGATTTCCTTGTTTTGCGATTTGTCGATTATTGATGCAACGGTGGCAGTGGAATGGAAAGCGTCATTGCAGAGAATCTGCCAGATGCTGACCAAGCTGATACAGAGCATAAAATGAATGATCACCTCGACATCACCGCCAAAATGCTCACCAACTTGGTGAAATCGGTGGAGGAATTGAAAAGAGATTTTTAAACGTTAATTCGAGCTCAACATGCCCTTTTAGAACTATGTCTGCATCCATGAGATATGTCGCGTCTAATGTTGTTTGAAGCGCGATACACCGCATTCCCGCTGCCTTCGCGGAGCGAATTCCAAAAACACCGTTTTCAATAACAATGCACTCTTGTGGATTGATAGACAGCAGTTGTGCTGCCTTGAGATATGGATCGGGATGCGGTTTTCCTCGTTCCACGTCGTCACCGGTAACAACTACACTGAATTGTCCCAATACATCGTTCGGCAATGTTCGTGCTATAGCCAATCTTGAGGCACCCGTCACGAGTCCAAAGGGGATGCCGCGTTTCCGCAATAGCCCGAGGATGGGCAATATTCCGCTGTAGATGCTGGGGCAGTGCATCTTGCCGAAATGCCGCTCCTTATCGAGTGCAACCGTTTCCAATAGGGCGCCGTCGGGTTGGACTCCGCACCGCCTGAAAAATTCCCGAGCAACGTCGCGAAAAGGCGCACCTTCATATTCGAAAACCCATTTGCCATTGATTTCTATTCCATGATCTCGAAAAGCCCTTACCCACGCCTCTGCATGATCGCCCATCGTGTCAGCGATCACACCATCGCAGTCGAAAAAAACCGCCTTGATTGGTATTATATTCATCAGTCACTCCCCGGCATTTCGAACGTCTCACAGCGGTTGAATGAACCGTCATTTGTGAACATTATCGAGCAACCATTATGTAGCCTGCAACAAGCGTCCCATGGATACTTTTGCCCCTTTAGAAGCAGTGTGCAACCATCATGGAACAACGATATTGAACTGACTATGCCATCTTCGTTAAAAAATACTCCGAGCGCGTGGGGAATGGACATTCCCTTGAAGCGTATAGTCTCACCCATCCCAAATAGCGATTGTACCCGGGCATATGAAATCCACTTTTTACCGTTCTCACTCTTTTTGATATAAACAGTGGTGGCCCACGGCAATTCGACACCGCCGACAATCTGTTGTTCCGGCAAGACACACATATCTTCCCGACCGCTCCACCACGCGCTCGGCCTCACTTCGCAACGCAACTCCTGTCCCTGATAACTTCTTGTTTCCCAGCACGTC
This window contains:
- a CDS encoding cation diffusion facilitator family transporter, translating into MVMHLTDKPVPLLERVVYASVAVGISLMVIKFVAYGLTGSAAILSDAAESIVNVVTALFSLYSLKVSFKPPDECHPYGHGKIEFFSAALEGGAIVVAAIWVIHKSVDELVVGSTIKQLDVGVILVAVAAVVNAALGYYLVKIGKREGSLIIEADGRHVMTDVITSAGVITGLIVVLFTKWYFLDPIIAILAALNIVYTGWMLLKQAASGMMDRASEEDDKLINDILSAPSFRDVCGYHKLRHRKSGNIHFVDFHLIMPRVDTVEQAHVIATAVEAQIASALGDASVMAHIEPCKRRDCPNCRRSVPRM
- a CDS encoding four helix bundle protein → KLALEFAKQVAKSTENSPRGHWSLVDQFRRASTSIALNIAEGAGRYAKGEKKQFYSIAKGSAYECVPLISLFCDLSIIDATVAVEWKASLQRICQMLTKLIQSIK